From Novipirellula artificiosorum, the proteins below share one genomic window:
- a CDS encoding c-type cytochrome domain-containing protein, whose product MDLRCKSLAVLTVLMLGIVSTSPRACWAVPQESEATRSASPNETASPPAASPSRTAIDSEGRIVQFQRDIAPILRAHCLECHGPDEAKNDLRVDDGELLLQYIEPEDIESSTLYVDYLTTDDEDMLMPPTSHGGPLQPSELALIRTWIGEGADWPEDAVVAVGVADAVEPPIGPRSRSLPQRIWAFQGYFHPATIHFPVALLMVGALFVVLGIKWPEIGTQIPLACLLLGGISAVIATMMGWSFASEQGYGNWDRIDFDSEVFWHRWSGMVVALGSIVLIVVAMVGWWRESDSLRKLWKVGLLVLAAMVGAVGHQGGELSYGKDFYPKAVRILMGTESEGQTPVAGIAKPLDNPQQP is encoded by the coding sequence ATGGATCTTCGTTGCAAATCGCTTGCCGTGCTGACCGTTTTAATGTTGGGCATCGTCTCGACGAGCCCGAGGGCTTGTTGGGCCGTGCCGCAGGAGTCCGAGGCGACGCGATCGGCTTCCCCGAATGAGACGGCATCCCCCCCAGCGGCAAGTCCATCCCGAACGGCGATCGATTCGGAGGGACGCATTGTCCAGTTTCAGCGCGACATTGCTCCGATCTTGCGTGCCCATTGCTTGGAGTGCCACGGACCGGATGAAGCCAAAAACGACTTGCGCGTCGACGATGGGGAGCTCCTCTTGCAATACATCGAACCGGAAGACATTGAATCGAGTACGTTGTATGTCGACTATTTGACGACGGACGATGAAGACATGCTGATGCCTCCGACGTCTCACGGTGGGCCGCTGCAACCATCGGAATTGGCATTGATCCGAACATGGATTGGTGAGGGAGCCGATTGGCCGGAGGACGCCGTCGTTGCCGTCGGGGTGGCCGATGCAGTCGAGCCTCCGATTGGGCCGAGGAGCCGCAGTTTGCCTCAGCGGATCTGGGCCTTTCAAGGATACTTCCACCCAGCGACGATCCACTTTCCCGTGGCGTTGTTGATGGTGGGGGCGTTGTTTGTTGTACTGGGGATCAAATGGCCAGAGATCGGTACTCAGATCCCGCTCGCCTGCTTGTTACTTGGTGGCATTTCGGCGGTCATTGCGACGATGATGGGGTGGTCCTTCGCGAGCGAACAGGGGTATGGCAACTGGGATCGAATCGATTTTGACTCCGAAGTGTTTTGGCATCGTTGGAGCGGGATGGTCGTGGCGTTGGGGTCAATCGTCTTGATCGTTGTCGCGATGGTCGGCTGGTGGCGCGAGAGCGATTCGCTGAGGAAGCTATGGAAAGTGGGTTTATTGGTTTTGGCTGCGATGGTGGGTGCGGTGGGCCATCAAGGTGGAGAACTGAGTTACGGCAAGGATTTCTACCCGAAGGCTGTACGAATTTTGATGGGAACTGAGTCGGAAGGGCAAACACCCGTTGCAGGAATCGCGAAGCCGCTCGACAATCCGCAACAGCCCTGA
- a CDS encoding O-linked N-acetylglucosamine transferase, SPINDLY family protein has product MPLLHHLAGSGGTLISRCLASMKGVCFLSEIHPLGTRHFHPLRQAAEWYGLVDAAEIRELESDEVDGFAKALAMIAGRAEKRRLSLVVRDWSHLDFVGFPFVSKPRLRFSWEDVITEQEKRCATVRHPLDQYLQCREMKALGDAWDEAAFWRGTRAFAESVQQMPWFRYEDFLEDPQATLADVCRTLAIAYDPDWQQKWHQYTNMTGDSVRVERKEIRFNERSPVSRKIWADLRKNEDFHATLDMLGYPIPEPLRRRVLAEGNSEPEQKKERKTKAKDWDAEVVRWRSAVQDDPVDMASQLRLAEALRWIGCVDEAVDLLLALCCDAEQRLSSDSESHLLLVACTTLEKAGRKVDSLPLRRRVLELRPSHRDNLFQLSALSALIGEIDESLTYCRELLRLDRGDSVAAANCLLYMNYSDRYTAAEISKEHFRLGIRFTERPVPLAKRQRAVNEKIRIGYLAADFYTHPVGKIILPILESHDRDLFHVTVYHDSEQFDEITKATEQAVDRFVLIQAMEDEAVAQAIRQDQLDVLIELGGYTGGGNRLRVLSKRVAPVQVSFLGYPNTTALQTIDYHLTDRFADPPGTAESLYGEQLIWLDHAHLAWRPYPEVANVSVASRGAPLLGVFNNIAKISPTAIAAYATILKKAPQASVLFKYGDRYSIRSVQDRYRREFASCGVLPRQLRFQTRAETLETHLQTMMSVDLALDAFPYQGTMTSLECLSVGTPIVSCCGEFYAHRATSAMMIRLGMPELVAGDAEEYVEIAVQMLNDLSRLRELRAELRRRFLASTLTDPVGLVREIETRVCGWV; this is encoded by the coding sequence ATGCCTCTTCTGCATCACCTTGCCGGTTCGGGCGGGACGCTGATCTCACGTTGCTTGGCTTCGATGAAGGGGGTCTGTTTTCTGAGCGAGATTCACCCGCTGGGGACGCGCCATTTTCATCCGCTACGCCAGGCGGCCGAGTGGTATGGCTTGGTGGACGCGGCTGAGATTCGCGAACTCGAAAGCGACGAGGTGGACGGGTTTGCGAAGGCGTTGGCGATGATTGCGGGCCGCGCCGAAAAGCGACGGTTAAGTCTGGTGGTTCGCGACTGGTCGCATCTGGATTTTGTGGGTTTCCCCTTTGTTTCAAAACCGAGGCTTCGGTTTTCGTGGGAGGACGTGATCACGGAACAGGAAAAGCGTTGTGCGACCGTGCGGCATCCGCTTGATCAGTATCTTCAGTGCAGAGAAATGAAGGCGCTTGGCGATGCCTGGGATGAGGCGGCTTTTTGGCGCGGCACGCGAGCCTTTGCCGAATCGGTCCAGCAGATGCCTTGGTTTCGCTACGAAGATTTTCTCGAAGATCCACAAGCGACACTGGCCGATGTCTGCCGAACGCTTGCGATCGCCTACGACCCGGACTGGCAACAGAAATGGCACCAGTACACGAACATGACGGGTGATTCGGTACGTGTTGAACGCAAGGAGATTCGTTTCAACGAGCGCAGTCCGGTAAGTCGAAAGATTTGGGCGGACCTACGGAAGAATGAAGATTTTCATGCCACGCTTGACATGCTTGGCTATCCCATCCCCGAACCGCTTCGTCGCCGGGTTTTGGCAGAGGGTAACAGCGAACCCGAACAGAAAAAGGAGAGGAAAACCAAAGCCAAGGATTGGGATGCGGAGGTGGTTCGGTGGCGGTCGGCGGTCCAAGACGATCCAGTGGACATGGCCAGCCAACTGCGGCTCGCCGAAGCGCTGCGGTGGATCGGTTGTGTCGACGAAGCGGTCGATTTGTTGTTGGCCTTGTGCTGTGATGCCGAGCAACGGTTGTCATCCGACTCGGAGAGCCATCTGTTGTTGGTGGCCTGTACCACATTGGAAAAGGCGGGGCGCAAAGTGGATTCGCTTCCGCTCCGACGGCGCGTGCTGGAACTGCGTCCGAGTCATCGCGATAACTTGTTTCAGCTCTCTGCCTTGTCGGCATTGATCGGCGAAATTGATGAATCCTTGACGTATTGCCGCGAATTGCTGCGGCTGGATCGTGGGGACTCGGTTGCGGCCGCAAATTGTCTTTTGTACATGAACTATTCCGATCGCTACACGGCAGCCGAGATTTCGAAAGAGCACTTTCGATTGGGGATTCGCTTTACGGAACGTCCCGTTCCGCTTGCGAAACGCCAGAGAGCGGTAAACGAGAAGATCCGCATTGGCTATTTGGCGGCAGATTTCTATACGCATCCGGTTGGCAAAATCATTTTACCGATCCTCGAATCCCATGACCGCGACCTTTTTCATGTCACGGTCTATCACGACAGTGAACAATTCGATGAAATCACAAAAGCGACCGAGCAAGCGGTCGATCGGTTTGTACTCATTCAAGCCATGGAAGACGAAGCGGTTGCCCAGGCGATTCGACAGGATCAACTCGATGTCTTGATTGAATTGGGTGGCTATACCGGTGGCGGCAATCGTTTGCGAGTGTTATCGAAGCGGGTGGCCCCGGTCCAAGTATCGTTCTTGGGCTATCCCAACACCACGGCGCTTCAAACGATCGATTATCACCTTACGGATCGTTTTGCCGATCCTCCCGGCACCGCCGAGTCACTTTACGGTGAACAACTCATTTGGCTTGACCATGCACATTTGGCTTGGCGTCCCTATCCGGAAGTGGCAAACGTATCCGTCGCGTCTCGCGGCGCGCCGCTGCTTGGCGTCTTCAACAACATCGCGAAGATTTCGCCCACCGCGATCGCCGCGTATGCGACGATTCTGAAAAAGGCTCCCCAAGCGAGTGTCCTCTTCAAGTATGGGGATCGATATTCCATCCGTTCGGTCCAAGACCGCTATCGACGTGAGTTTGCCTCGTGCGGCGTCTTGCCGCGTCAGTTGAGGTTCCAAACACGAGCCGAGACACTTGAGACGCACTTGCAGACGATGATGTCGGTTGATTTGGCCCTCGACGCGTTTCCCTATCAAGGAACGATGACTTCGCTGGAATGTTTGTCGGTCGGGACACCGATCGTGTCATGTTGCGGTGAATTCTATGCTCACCGTGCAACCTCTGCGATGATGATCCGCTTGGGGATGCCGGAACTCGTCGCAGGGGACGCGGAGGAGTATGTTGAAATCGCGGTGCAAATGCTCAATGATCTGAGCAGACTGCGCGAACTGCGAGCTGAGCTGCGACGTCGATTCTTGGCGAGCACCTTGACCGACCCGGTTGGCTTGGTACGCGAGATCGAAACACGTGTTTGCGGTTGGGTTTGA
- the queC gene encoding 7-cyano-7-deazaguanine synthase QueC, translating to MTKQPNRPAVVLLSGGLDSATCLAVAKSQGFAAHAISFRYGQRHTDELDCAIRVAQSLAATSHRIVDINLAQFGGSALTDASIEVPKHESVDTLGETIPVTYVPARNTVFLSLALAFAETIGSNDLFIGVNALDYSGYPDCRPSFIAAFEAMANLATKAGVEGHRLTIHTPLIDKTKAQTIATGLSLGVDYSQTLSCYDPGEQGKPCGHCDACLLRQKGFRENGLDDPSSQPE from the coding sequence GTGACTAAACAACCCAATCGTCCCGCGGTGGTTTTGCTTTCCGGCGGCCTCGACAGCGCAACGTGTTTGGCGGTTGCAAAGTCACAAGGCTTTGCTGCTCACGCGATCAGTTTTCGCTACGGCCAACGGCACACCGACGAACTCGATTGTGCCATCCGAGTCGCCCAATCGCTTGCTGCGACCTCGCATCGCATTGTCGATATCAACTTGGCCCAATTTGGTGGCTCGGCACTGACGGATGCGTCGATCGAGGTGCCAAAGCACGAATCGGTCGACACGCTTGGCGAAACCATCCCGGTGACCTACGTTCCAGCACGCAACACCGTGTTTCTGTCATTGGCACTTGCGTTTGCCGAAACGATTGGATCCAACGACCTCTTCATCGGAGTCAACGCGCTCGACTACAGCGGCTATCCCGATTGTCGCCCTTCCTTCATTGCGGCATTCGAAGCGATGGCAAACTTGGCGACGAAAGCCGGCGTCGAAGGCCATCGATTGACAATCCACACGCCATTGATCGACAAGACGAAGGCACAAACCATCGCTACGGGCTTGTCGCTGGGTGTCGACTATTCGCAAACCCTGTCCTGCTACGACCCCGGCGAACAAGGGAAACCGTGCGGCCACTGCGATGCATGCCTGTTGAGACAAAAGGGGTTTCGCGAAAACGGACTCGACGATCCGTCAAGCCAGCCCGAGTGA
- a CDS encoding 3'-5' exoribonuclease YhaM family protein, translating into MIRTPISELADGQTVEQSFRAADKQLRVNRQGGKYIILKLADRSGTLSGMLWNADERVFDSFDRGDYVFCIGRTQIHNGALQMIVTEVQRMDPAEVERSEFERFDADESQRLRSQLVELLGGLNNVHLRQLGEAFLGDDEFMSRLIVGAAAVTNHHAYPGGLLRHTVDLMELAQLVGPRYPQIDTELLIFGAFLHDLGKLEELSCEGEASYTDRGQLVGHIVIGVQMLDEKIRTVESANEAFPVELRLQLEHLIVSHHGHYEFGSPKLPVTLEALTLHHLDNLDAKIESYTTVIESDVAADGNWTNYNPAIGRKLWKKRD; encoded by the coding sequence GTGATTCGGACTCCTATCTCAGAACTGGCCGATGGCCAAACCGTCGAACAATCTTTTCGCGCTGCCGATAAACAACTACGCGTGAATCGCCAAGGAGGCAAATACATCATCCTCAAGCTCGCGGATCGTTCGGGAACCCTTTCTGGGATGCTCTGGAACGCCGACGAGCGCGTGTTTGACTCCTTCGATCGTGGCGACTACGTCTTTTGTATCGGCCGGACTCAGATTCATAACGGTGCACTACAAATGATCGTGACCGAGGTCCAACGCATGGACCCGGCTGAGGTGGAACGGTCCGAATTCGAACGATTTGATGCCGATGAGTCACAGCGGCTGCGATCGCAGCTCGTCGAGTTGCTCGGTGGCCTAAACAACGTTCATCTGCGGCAACTCGGCGAAGCCTTCCTCGGCGACGACGAATTCATGTCGCGATTGATCGTCGGAGCCGCCGCGGTCACCAATCACCATGCCTACCCTGGCGGGCTCCTTCGCCATACGGTGGATTTGATGGAATTGGCTCAATTGGTCGGCCCTCGCTACCCGCAAATCGATACCGAGTTGCTGATCTTCGGTGCATTTCTGCATGACCTCGGCAAACTCGAAGAGTTGTCTTGCGAAGGCGAAGCCAGCTACACCGATCGTGGCCAATTGGTCGGACACATTGTCATCGGAGTCCAAATGCTTGACGAGAAGATCCGAACCGTCGAATCAGCGAACGAAGCGTTTCCCGTTGAATTGCGATTGCAACTCGAACATTTGATCGTCAGCCATCATGGGCATTACGAATTCGGCAGCCCCAAGTTGCCGGTGACCCTCGAAGCCCTGACGCTGCATCACCTCGACAATCTCGATGCCAAGATCGAATCGTACACCACCGTCATCGAGTCGGATGTCGCGGCCGACGGCAATTGGACAAACTACAATCCGGCCATTGGCCGAAAGCTGTGGAAGAAACGTGACTAA
- a CDS encoding dockerin type I domain-containing protein, giving the protein MPESHATWKRVTMSLRSLGAVLPQDAVSYRMGEPLWRQLRPQRQLRMEHLHARELLAGDSFADASLQYTAGATIAAEIAGAGLPDLNNDGELTPADALRIANAIEAGWSLSQIPAADLNQDNQLDGNDFDAAIAAIEADRAAQAATAAAQAASAFDCRLDYCVVTGGESESSSDGNSGGDSGGIWNEGSGTGTWNGSSEGASGADSGGIWDEGSGDGCGGDSGAGSGTWDQGTWDGSTWDGSGWDGSSWDGSSWDGSSWDGSSWDGSSWDGSSWDGSSGVSGDDSGDGSIDGSSWGASEGDSGGESGGASSGDTGEVTGAGTGVGGDTSGGDTGSGSGSDAGGSSGGGTQAISPTSFGTGTGVAIDGSTGANTGGGYTSGGDTGGSDSSVSGGQTSATKFYIKGYTFGAYSGGVSSPQGDRVHEGESLEVTVEIDGPRKNGQLLPPPDLILRADTNFDGNFDDNGETVFYDLDYFRRPSLDPAGHSEIFSSWFFICDDGPWYNANHTPQDTINLEFDFGETQTASATVLNVIPRFDSRPTLSFGRSDQGNDEGIVRADFVDPGHFDSHSLEVKWGEQGTTETGLFSYEAMWPFVTTLEAKKELESGLDSIYPVELTLKDDDTGEIGYAFDKLDVTLNNNDDNQDGSDDLFDRGFVDPDLRELSLEALLSESMNATDGRFEFRYDLQSIRVWTSADKAALILPFESGQDDRMREWGGGVAYAGQETVWVEGISLFSTTITLDWRDNASLGADADTGLVFGGEVAVNVGGIDVDIDSDNNDGFAFPEGSEWEEYLEANDYGIGKMLQVGAAQFTPVRITLPVGLAPVSYSLSFEEIDAGPESGTIRVWNTDKSMFGPNPDDVADGGNRVSMNRIYRLSELGYDGATGEIELYLEATSVRKDHYSLVGSVSHLGVDDYGKPDTRLRAHLIGYGVDNLYDDVKWMVVEPNSFYPTVQSKPELRSAFAAQLVYGYKDPKPGSAGPGGALPIDATEYVMKRLTEEEVRELIEKDLKQKDIDYVLGTLFSKVPAIGSPPIGVPGLQVALYRDHVSGRYVLSFAGTEDLRDWLTNLTQLLVSGEAQHYHSIWLTYLLSQVHELDGFITTGQSLGGGLASAAALGSGIHADTFNASGVQRHTFEEIGGSVGFPEDFSDNALAAYDSDGEKITAYNVNWIGADSEGRWHAPDVLTFLQRRASFAPTAVGIPVTLEGLYELSPNELRLVETLGQAISGLDLSDPIDEKTLQDLVAAIFYATADGATDAFGKLVESHRFPSIYYGLLHSSQWDVYFGR; this is encoded by the coding sequence GGGCGAACCGCTTTGGCGGCAACTGCGGCCGCAAAGACAATTGCGAATGGAGCATCTGCACGCAAGGGAATTGTTGGCCGGTGATTCGTTTGCAGATGCTTCCTTGCAATACACGGCCGGAGCAACGATTGCAGCGGAGATTGCCGGGGCGGGGCTTCCCGATCTCAACAATGATGGCGAGCTGACACCCGCGGATGCGCTACGGATCGCCAATGCGATCGAGGCCGGATGGAGTCTCTCGCAAATTCCAGCGGCTGATCTCAATCAAGACAACCAACTGGATGGAAACGATTTCGATGCGGCGATTGCAGCGATCGAAGCGGATCGTGCGGCGCAAGCAGCGACAGCGGCTGCTCAGGCGGCCTCAGCCTTCGATTGTCGGCTCGACTATTGTGTGGTCACCGGCGGTGAGTCCGAATCCAGTTCGGACGGTAACTCTGGCGGAGACTCCGGCGGTATCTGGAATGAAGGCTCCGGTACGGGGACTTGGAACGGCAGTTCGGAAGGTGCCTCGGGCGCCGACTCGGGTGGCATTTGGGACGAAGGTTCGGGGGATGGTTGTGGAGGTGATTCCGGTGCGGGTTCTGGCACCTGGGACCAAGGCACCTGGGACGGAAGCACCTGGGACGGAAGCGGCTGGGATGGAAGCAGCTGGGATGGAAGTAGCTGGGATGGAAGTAGCTGGGATGGAAGTAGTTGGGATGGAAGTAGTTGGGATGGAAGTAGTTGGGATGGAAGTTCGGGGGTCTCGGGTGACGATTCCGGCGACGGATCGATCGATGGATCCAGTTGGGGTGCGTCGGAGGGAGATTCCGGGGGTGAGTCAGGTGGTGCGTCAAGCGGAGACACGGGAGAGGTTACGGGGGCTGGGACCGGAGTCGGTGGTGACACGAGTGGTGGTGATACCGGTTCGGGCAGTGGATCGGATGCAGGCGGGAGTTCGGGTGGCGGAACCCAAGCGATCTCACCGACTTCTTTCGGGACCGGAACAGGCGTTGCGATCGACGGTAGCACGGGCGCCAACACGGGCGGTGGTTACACGTCAGGCGGTGACACCGGTGGGAGTGATAGCTCGGTGTCAGGCGGGCAGACGTCGGCTACGAAGTTCTACATCAAGGGTTACACCTTTGGCGCTTACAGTGGCGGAGTCAGCAGTCCGCAGGGCGATCGGGTCCATGAAGGCGAATCGTTGGAAGTCACCGTTGAGATCGACGGGCCTCGAAAAAATGGCCAACTGCTGCCACCCCCCGATCTGATCCTTCGGGCCGACACCAACTTTGACGGTAACTTTGACGATAACGGAGAAACCGTGTTCTATGATCTCGATTACTTCCGTAGGCCGTCTTTGGACCCAGCCGGTCACAGCGAGATCTTTTCCTCCTGGTTCTTTATTTGCGACGATGGGCCTTGGTACAACGCAAATCACACGCCGCAAGACACGATCAATCTCGAGTTTGATTTTGGTGAAACCCAAACAGCCTCTGCGACGGTTCTGAATGTGATCCCGCGATTTGACTCGAGACCAACCCTTTCGTTTGGCAGAAGCGATCAGGGCAACGATGAGGGGATTGTTAGGGCCGACTTCGTCGATCCAGGTCATTTTGATTCTCACAGCCTCGAGGTGAAATGGGGAGAACAAGGCACGACCGAGACTGGTCTCTTCTCTTATGAGGCAATGTGGCCATTCGTAACGACTCTGGAAGCCAAGAAAGAGTTGGAGTCGGGATTGGATTCAATTTATCCCGTAGAGCTCACGCTGAAAGATGATGATACAGGTGAGATTGGCTACGCCTTTGACAAGCTTGACGTCACTTTGAACAACAATGACGACAATCAAGATGGTAGCGATGACCTTTTCGATCGTGGTTTTGTCGATCCTGATCTTCGAGAATTGTCCCTCGAGGCTCTGCTTTCCGAATCCATGAATGCTACCGACGGTAGGTTTGAGTTTCGCTACGATCTGCAGAGCATTCGGGTCTGGACGTCGGCGGACAAAGCGGCATTGATCCTTCCGTTTGAAAGCGGCCAGGATGATCGGATGCGCGAATGGGGTGGCGGCGTGGCCTATGCGGGTCAAGAAACGGTATGGGTCGAAGGCATTTCGCTGTTTTCCACCACCATCACGCTCGATTGGCGTGACAATGCTTCCTTGGGTGCCGACGCCGACACCGGCTTGGTCTTCGGCGGCGAAGTGGCGGTCAACGTGGGCGGAATCGATGTGGACATTGACAGCGATAACAACGACGGTTTCGCATTCCCAGAAGGATCGGAATGGGAAGAGTACCTTGAAGCGAACGACTATGGCATTGGCAAAATGCTGCAGGTGGGGGCGGCACAGTTCACGCCCGTTCGAATCACGCTTCCGGTTGGACTCGCCCCAGTATCCTACAGCCTCAGCTTCGAAGAGATCGATGCGGGGCCGGAATCGGGAACCATTCGAGTCTGGAACACCGACAAATCGATGTTTGGGCCCAACCCGGACGACGTTGCAGATGGCGGCAACCGGGTATCGATGAACCGAATCTACAGACTGAGCGAATTAGGTTATGACGGTGCGACAGGAGAGATTGAGTTGTATCTCGAAGCCACGAGTGTTCGGAAGGATCACTACTCGCTCGTTGGCTCGGTTTCGCATTTGGGAGTCGACGACTATGGCAAGCCAGACACACGGTTACGAGCCCATTTGATTGGCTATGGCGTTGACAATCTCTACGATGACGTCAAGTGGATGGTGGTCGAGCCCAACTCGTTCTACCCGACGGTTCAATCCAAGCCCGAACTGCGCAGCGCCTTCGCGGCACAACTTGTCTATGGCTACAAAGATCCCAAGCCAGGAAGCGCCGGTCCCGGGGGCGCCTTGCCAATCGACGCAACCGAATACGTGATGAAACGATTGACGGAAGAGGAGGTCAGGGAACTCATCGAGAAGGACCTAAAGCAAAAGGATATCGACTACGTTCTAGGAACACTCTTCTCAAAAGTACCAGCCATAGGGAGCCCACCGATCGGGGTGCCAGGTCTTCAAGTAGCCTTGTACCGGGACCATGTTTCGGGGCGATATGTTCTTTCATTTGCGGGCACGGAGGATTTGCGAGATTGGCTAACAAACCTTACCCAATTGCTGGTCTCAGGTGAGGCTCAACACTACCATTCGATTTGGTTGACCTACTTGTTATCACAGGTTCATGAATTGGACGGCTTTATCACCACAGGCCAGTCACTTGGGGGAGGGCTGGCGAGCGCGGCAGCCCTAGGATCTGGCATCCATGCCGACACGTTCAATGCATCTGGAGTTCAGCGACATACGTTTGAGGAAATAGGTGGCAGCGTGGGATTTCCAGAGGATTTTTCTGATAATGCGCTGGCCGCCTACGACTCCGATGGTGAGAAGATCACAGCTTATAACGTCAATTGGATTGGCGCGGATTCCGAGGGTCGATGGCATGCACCCGATGTGTTGACATTCCTGCAAAGACGTGCCAGCTTCGCACCCACTGCGGTTGGAATTCCCGTTACCTTGGAGGGACTCTACGAGCTGTCGCCCAATGAGCTTCGTTTAGTTGAGACCTTGGGGCAAGCGATATCAGGCCTCGACCTCTCCGACCCAATTGATGAGAAGACGCTACAAGACCTTGTGGCAGCGATTTTTTACGCAACGGCAGACGGTGCGACCGACGCATTTGGCAAGCTTGTTGAGTCTCATCGCTTTCCCTCCATTTACTATGGTTTACTTCACAGCAGTCAATGGGATGTCTATTTCGGCAGATAG
- a CDS encoding ankyrin repeat domain-containing protein translates to MRFPEEWGTIAKVEGFQASMFFGPGKQLDFCEAISRRDTSKIEKMLKEGFDLNQAGKFGVTPLMWAYIVGDLPIFKVLVQHGADVDKKLASDCRDGLRTVHFMPFLPGDTVLRLALRHRKSDYFLAAFPQCNDPFDLDADGQTLLHSYFSPPGMNSMEALDALLAAGVELDRRHRLRETACHEGVKHSRVAAVLKILKAGASPDIPDRDGKTVREIAIQKLDYYKKRKLAAPSMDVYFIASDLVKEYTELVEWLDQHPVGTIGTEKVEELQGANHANESKPQPPTGGNELK, encoded by the coding sequence TTGCGTTTTCCCGAAGAGTGGGGCACGATTGCAAAAGTGGAAGGGTTTCAGGCCAGTATGTTCTTTGGACCCGGTAAGCAACTTGATTTTTGTGAAGCTATCTCTAGGCGGGATACGTCTAAGATCGAGAAGATGCTTAAGGAGGGATTCGATCTGAATCAGGCGGGGAAGTTTGGTGTGACACCACTGATGTGGGCCTATATTGTTGGCGATCTGCCGATCTTTAAAGTTCTCGTTCAACACGGCGCTGACGTCGATAAGAAACTAGCGAGCGACTGTCGAGATGGACTGCGTACTGTCCACTTTATGCCCTTCCTTCCTGGAGATACCGTTTTGCGTTTGGCACTGCGACACCGCAAAAGCGATTACTTCTTAGCTGCGTTCCCTCAATGCAATGACCCGTTTGACCTGGACGCCGATGGTCAGACTTTGCTCCATTCCTACTTTTCGCCGCCAGGAATGAACTCAATGGAGGCACTTGATGCTTTGCTCGCGGCGGGCGTTGAACTGGATCGACGTCATAGGTTAAGGGAAACCGCATGTCATGAGGGTGTTAAACACAGCAGGGTGGCCGCGGTGCTCAAGATCCTGAAAGCAGGAGCAAGTCCCGATATCCCGGATCGGGACGGAAAAACGGTGCGTGAGATCGCGATTCAAAAGCTGGACTACTACAAGAAGCGGAAGCTCGCGGCCCCCAGCATGGACGTCTATTTTATTGCGAGTGACTTGGTCAAGGAATACACCGAATTGGTGGAGTGGCTTGATCAGCATCCCGTTGGAACGATCGGCACGGAGAAGGTGGAAGAATTGCAGGGGGCGAATCACGCCAACGAGTCCAAACCGCAGCCACCGACTGGCGGCAACGAATTGAAATAG